Proteins encoded by one window of Actinomycetota bacterium:
- a CDS encoding type III pantothenate kinase: MLLAVDVGNSNTVLGVFQGAELAYHWRISTDSARTSDEWALMIQGLLAFERLGLDDDLHGVVIASVVPLITERLRAMTDRYFHSPPILVEPGTRTGIALRYDNPKEIGADRIANAVAAFELYGGPAVVVDFGTATSFDAVSKDGEFVGGAIAPGVNTSTQALVKGTARLPDVETLTPPSAIGRSTTAALQSGIVYGFAGQVDAVVQRMRDELGPGTTTVATGGLAPAVLEACETIDHHDPWLTLKGLRIIWERNTAR; this comes from the coding sequence GTGCTGCTGGCGGTCGACGTCGGCAACTCCAACACCGTCCTCGGCGTGTTCCAGGGCGCGGAGCTGGCGTACCACTGGCGCATCTCGACCGACTCGGCCCGGACCTCCGACGAGTGGGCACTGATGATCCAGGGCCTCCTCGCGTTCGAGCGACTCGGCCTCGACGACGACCTCCACGGGGTCGTCATCGCCAGCGTCGTGCCGCTGATCACCGAGCGCCTGCGGGCCATGACCGACCGCTACTTCCACTCGCCGCCGATCCTGGTCGAGCCAGGTACCCGGACCGGGATCGCGCTGCGCTACGACAACCCCAAGGAGATCGGCGCAGACCGGATCGCCAACGCCGTCGCGGCCTTCGAGCTGTACGGCGGACCGGCGGTCGTGGTCGACTTCGGGACGGCGACGTCGTTCGACGCGGTGAGCAAGGACGGCGAGTTCGTGGGCGGGGCGATCGCCCCGGGTGTCAACACCTCGACGCAGGCGCTGGTGAAGGGCACCGCCCGACTACCGGATGTCGAGACGCTCACCCCGCCCTCCGCGATCGGTCGCTCCACCACAGCCGCGCTCCAGTCCGGGATCGTCTACGGCTTCGCCGGTCAGGTCGATGCGGTCGTGCAACGGATGCGTGACGAGCTCGGTCCTGGTACGACGACAGTCGCCACGGGCGGGCTCGCCCCGGCGGTGCTCGAGGCCTGCGAGACCATCGACCACCACGACCCGTGGCTCACCCTCAAGGGCCTGCGCATCATCTGGGAGCGCAACACCGCCCGCTGA
- a CDS encoding aspartate 1-decarboxylase produces the protein MRRTLMKSKIHRATVTEANLAYVGSVTIDPDLMQAADLLPNERVQIVDCDNGARLETYVIPGERGGGVIGLNGAAARLVYPGDRVIIISYADFDDAEARQHEPTVVFVDEQNQVTRTGVEIAGAVA, from the coding sequence GTGCGACGCACGCTGATGAAGTCCAAGATCCACCGCGCCACCGTCACCGAGGCGAACCTGGCGTACGTCGGGTCGGTCACGATCGATCCCGACCTGATGCAGGCCGCGGATCTGCTGCCCAACGAACGGGTGCAGATCGTCGACTGTGACAACGGCGCACGGCTCGAGACCTACGTCATCCCCGGCGAGCGTGGCGGCGGTGTCATCGGCCTCAACGGTGCCGCCGCACGGCTTGTCTATCCTGGCGACCGCGTCATCATCATCAGCTACGCGGACTTCGACGATGCTGAGGCGCGACAGCACGAACCCACGGTGGTCTTCGTGGACGAACAGAACCAGGTGACCCGAACGGGAGTCGAGATCGCGGGTGCGGTGGCTTAG
- the panC gene encoding pantoate--beta-alanine ligase, with amino-acid sequence MRRIVAVAELRTAIATARLDGRRVALVPTMGALHAGHLALVEAACPAADLVVVSIFVNPLQFAPGEDLDAYPRDLEGDEAQLASLGGHCPDLVFAPTVEEVYPRPVRTTVSVAGLTEGLCGASRPGHFDGVTTVVAKLFNLVQPDVAFFGRKDFQQLQVIRRMVADLDVPVEVVGVPTVRESDGLARSSRNAYLDDDERAAATTISRGLREAVLAAREARDAGRSPDPDVLREVVSDTLASNPSVRSEYVEVVDPDTLQPPDGDRQEGDREEAQRTATGSWLVAVAAYVGRARLIDNVVVGDESDEEHLLAATS; translated from the coding sequence ATGAGGCGGATCGTCGCCGTCGCCGAGCTGCGCACGGCGATCGCAACCGCCCGCCTCGACGGACGCCGCGTCGCACTCGTGCCCACCATGGGCGCGCTGCACGCCGGGCACCTCGCGCTGGTCGAGGCGGCGTGCCCCGCTGCGGACCTCGTCGTAGTCAGCATCTTCGTCAACCCGTTGCAGTTCGCACCGGGCGAGGATCTGGATGCCTACCCACGCGATCTGGAGGGAGACGAAGCGCAGCTGGCGTCGCTGGGTGGCCACTGCCCGGATCTCGTGTTCGCGCCGACGGTCGAGGAGGTCTACCCGCGCCCCGTCAGGACGACCGTCTCGGTGGCGGGCCTCACCGAGGGCCTGTGCGGGGCGAGCCGGCCGGGGCACTTCGACGGGGTGACGACCGTCGTCGCCAAGCTGTTCAACCTCGTCCAGCCCGACGTCGCGTTCTTCGGCCGCAAGGACTTCCAGCAGTTGCAGGTGATCCGGCGGATGGTCGCCGACCTCGACGTGCCGGTCGAGGTGGTGGGCGTGCCGACGGTGCGCGAGTCCGACGGGCTGGCGAGGAGCAGTCGCAACGCGTACCTCGACGACGACGAGCGGGCCGCGGCCACGACCATCTCGCGGGGCCTTCGGGAGGCGGTGCTCGCGGCCAGGGAAGCGCGTGATGCGGGGCGTTCACCTGACCCCGATGTGCTGCGGGAGGTCGTCAGCGATACCCTGGCATCGAACCCCAGCGTCCGTTCCGAGTACGTCGAGGTCGTCGACCCCGACACGCTGCAGCCCCCCGACGGTGACCGCCAAGAGGGCGACCGCGAGGAGGCGCAGAGGACCGCGACAGGTTCGTGGCTGGTGGCCGTGGCGGCCTACGTTGGCCGGGCCCGACTGATCGACAACGTCGTCGTCGGGGACGAGTCGGACGAGGAGCATCTGCTCGCAGCGACCAGTTGA
- a CDS encoding DUF2520 domain-containing protein, producing MNDRLPRGTVTVIGPGRVGTLLAAGLTRAGHRIVAAGGGGLESRERFTARFAGARSGSDRDLAELARGADLVVISTPDDAVPTVADALAAADAVHEGQRMIHVAGSLGLDVLERPALAGARTAACHPAQTVPDATADPDVLVGAAWAVTTRPADRAWARDLVEQLGGTPHDLPDAARLLYHAGLTVGSNAVGAVVTVARRLLLAAGIDDPVAFIGPLVTASTRHTVERGAAALTGPVTRGDAGTITRHLEVLDADLPELATAYRALTRVILDQVRPSLAEDQVAALEAALGGGG from the coding sequence GTGAACGACCGGCTGCCTCGAGGCACCGTCACCGTCATCGGCCCCGGCCGGGTCGGCACGTTGCTGGCCGCCGGGCTGACGCGGGCCGGCCACCGGATCGTCGCCGCCGGCGGCGGCGGTCTGGAGTCGCGTGAACGGTTCACGGCAAGGTTCGCAGGAGCACGCAGCGGCAGCGACCGCGACCTCGCCGAGCTGGCGCGGGGCGCCGACCTCGTGGTGATCAGCACCCCGGACGATGCGGTCCCCACGGTCGCTGACGCGCTGGCCGCGGCGGATGCCGTGCACGAGGGACAGCGGATGATCCACGTCGCAGGCTCCCTCGGCCTCGACGTGCTCGAGCGCCCCGCCCTCGCGGGAGCGCGCACCGCCGCCTGTCACCCAGCCCAGACGGTCCCCGATGCGACCGCCGACCCCGACGTCCTGGTCGGCGCGGCCTGGGCGGTCACCACGCGCCCCGCCGACCGCGCGTGGGCGCGCGATCTCGTCGAGCAGCTGGGCGGGACGCCCCACGACCTACCCGATGCCGCACGGCTGCTCTACCACGCGGGACTCACGGTGGGCAGCAACGCGGTCGGGGCGGTCGTCACGGTCGCGCGCCGGCTGCTCCTGGCGGCGGGCATCGACGACCCGGTGGCGTTCATCGGTCCGCTCGTCACGGCCTCGACGCGGCACACCGTGGAACGCGGCGCGGCCGCCCTCACCGGCCCGGTCACCCGCGGTGACGCCGGCACGATCACCCGACACCTCGAGGTCCTCGATGCCGACCTACCGGAGCTCGCCACCGCCTACCGTGCGCTGACCCGGGTGATCCTCGACCAGGTGCGCCCGTCGCTCGCCGAGGACCAGGTGGCCGCGCTGGAGGCAGCCCTGGGAGGCGGAGGATGA
- the folK gene encoding 2-amino-4-hydroxy-6-hydroxymethyldihydropteridine diphosphokinase — protein sequence MRFRDLLRPRRRTPVDAYLGLGSNVGARLDTIEAAVRDLHDAEGIDVTALSGVYDTEPVGGIEQDPYLNAVVAVRTTLAPQRLLTTVQAIEERHGRDRSREQRWGPRTLDIDILLYGDRTIDDEDLVVPHPRLRERAFVLVPLMEVMPAGELPDGTRLSSIVAEMAPIEGVELHVRLAGLPGSGPERPAGPPGPGAFLADEWERPVGPPPGVER from the coding sequence GTGAGGTTCCGCGACCTGCTCCGGCCGCGACGGCGAACGCCCGTCGACGCCTACCTCGGACTGGGCAGCAACGTCGGGGCGCGACTGGACACGATCGAGGCGGCGGTCCGCGACCTGCACGACGCCGAGGGCATCGACGTCACCGCGCTCTCCGGGGTGTACGATACCGAGCCGGTCGGAGGCATCGAGCAGGATCCTTACCTCAACGCGGTCGTGGCCGTGCGCACGACCCTCGCCCCGCAGCGGCTGCTGACGACGGTCCAGGCGATCGAGGAACGCCACGGACGGGACCGGTCGCGTGAGCAGCGCTGGGGTCCTCGGACGCTCGACATCGACATCCTGCTCTACGGCGACCGCACGATCGACGACGAGGACCTCGTCGTGCCGCATCCCCGGCTGCGCGAGCGCGCGTTCGTGCTCGTGCCGCTGATGGAGGTCATGCCTGCGGGGGAGCTCCCTGACGGCACCCGTCTGAGCTCGATCGTCGCCGAGATGGCCCCGATCGAGGGTGTGGAGCTGCACGTGCGCCTGGCTGGGCTGCCGGGATCGGGCCCCGAGCGCCCCGCCGGTCCTCCCGGCCCGGGAGCGTTCCTCGCGGACGAGTGGGAGCGTCCGGTGGGTCCGCCCCCGGGGGTGGAGCGGTGA
- the folB gene encoding dihydroneopterin aldolase: protein MLDRIAIEGMEVFAYHGVLPREREEGQRFLIDVVVEVDLSAAGASDDLNDTVDYAALSERVHRAATSGPYDLIERLAVAVLDTCFEEHRVHAAEVTVHKPDAPVAVPVHDISVTIRRERT, encoded by the coding sequence GTGTTGGACCGGATCGCCATCGAGGGCATGGAGGTCTTCGCGTACCACGGCGTCCTACCACGCGAGCGTGAGGAGGGTCAGCGGTTCCTGATCGATGTCGTGGTCGAGGTGGACCTGTCGGCCGCCGGCGCCTCCGACGACCTCAACGACACGGTGGACTACGCCGCGCTGTCGGAGCGTGTCCACCGCGCCGCGACCAGCGGACCCTACGACCTCATCGAGCGCCTGGCCGTCGCCGTGCTCGACACGTGCTTCGAGGAGCACCGGGTCCACGCTGCCGAGGTGACCGTGCACAAGCCCGACGCCCCGGTCGCCGTCCCGGTCCACGACATCTCCGTGACCATCCGGCGGGAACGGACGTGA
- the folP gene encoding dihydropteroate synthase: MGVVNVTPDSFSDGGVLFDPDGDFKAAIEHARELVAAGAQVIDVGGESTRPGADPVPEAEELRRVMPVVEALASDGIMVSVDTSKAQVARTAVEGGAALVNDISAGALDGLMLPTVAELGVPYVAMHMRGTPRTMQRDPRYADVVGEVFDFLAETVERAAHVGIDRNRVIVDPGIGFGKTVDHNLALLRSLRDFTSLGRPVLVGTSRKSFLGRITGVEEPAERLIGSVVSAAHAALCGAAIVRVHDVAETVRALRLTHAIATAT; this comes from the coding sequence ATGGGCGTCGTGAACGTCACCCCCGACTCCTTCTCCGACGGCGGCGTGCTGTTCGATCCCGACGGCGACTTCAAGGCGGCCATCGAGCACGCCCGCGAGCTGGTCGCGGCGGGCGCCCAGGTGATCGACGTAGGTGGCGAGTCGACCCGGCCCGGGGCGGACCCGGTCCCGGAGGCCGAGGAGCTGCGACGGGTCATGCCCGTGGTCGAGGCGCTGGCATCCGACGGCATCATGGTGTCGGTCGACACGTCGAAGGCTCAGGTCGCCCGCACCGCCGTCGAAGGCGGCGCCGCCCTCGTCAACGACATCTCCGCAGGCGCTCTCGATGGGCTGATGTTGCCGACCGTGGCTGAACTCGGCGTGCCCTACGTCGCGATGCACATGCGCGGCACGCCCCGCACGATGCAGCGCGACCCGCGCTACGCGGACGTCGTCGGTGAGGTGTTCGACTTCCTCGCCGAGACGGTCGAGCGTGCCGCCCACGTCGGTATCGACCGCAACCGTGTGATCGTCGATCCCGGCATCGGGTTCGGCAAGACCGTCGACCACAACCTCGCGCTGCTGCGCAGCCTGCGAGACTTCACCTCGCTCGGACGCCCGGTGCTCGTGGGCACCTCGCGCAAGTCGTTCCTGGGTCGCATCACGGGCGTCGAGGAGCCGGCGGAACGTCTCATCGGCAGCGTGGTCTCCGCCGCTCACGCTGCCCTCTGCGGGGCTGCCATCGTCCGGGTCCACGACGTGGCCGAGACGGTCCGTGCGCTCCGCCTCACCCACGCCATCGCCACCGCCACCTGA